A genomic segment from Desulfonatronum lacustre DSM 10312 encodes:
- a CDS encoding NAD(P)H-dependent flavin oxidoreductase, translating to MTFPSLRFGDMVAKVPIVQGGMGVGISLSGLSSAVANQGGVGVISAAMIGMSEPDLAKNYAEANIRALQREIRKAKEMTKGILGVNIMVALSNFADLVRTSIQEKIDVIFSGAGLPFDLPKYLTEDSQTKLVPIVSSGRAAAIMCRKWLSKFNYLPDGFVVEGPLAGGHLGFKAEQLDDPEYQLETLVPQVIDAVKPFEQEHGRAIPVIAAGGIFSGADICKYLRMGAAGVQLGTRFVATHECDADLAFKQAFVDAKEGDVTVIKSPVGMPGRALKNQFLADVEEGKRKPYKCPYHCIVTCDVKKSPYCIAQALSNAKKGRLNLGFAFAGQTAHRVKELLSVKELMESLEAEYDAACAAPASA from the coding sequence ATGACGTTTCCCAGTTTACGTTTTGGCGACATGGTTGCCAAGGTTCCCATCGTCCAAGGCGGCATGGGCGTGGGCATATCCCTGTCCGGCCTCTCCTCCGCCGTGGCCAATCAAGGCGGAGTCGGCGTGATTTCCGCGGCCATGATCGGCATGAGTGAGCCGGATCTGGCCAAAAATTACGCCGAGGCCAACATCCGCGCCCTGCAGCGGGAAATCCGCAAGGCCAAGGAAATGACCAAAGGCATCCTCGGCGTGAACATCATGGTCGCGCTGAGCAATTTTGCCGACCTGGTTCGAACTTCCATCCAGGAGAAGATCGACGTCATCTTTTCCGGCGCCGGCCTGCCCTTCGACCTGCCCAAGTATCTCACCGAGGACTCGCAAACCAAGCTGGTGCCCATCGTTTCCTCGGGTCGGGCCGCGGCCATCATGTGCAGAAAATGGCTCTCCAAGTTCAACTATCTTCCGGACGGCTTCGTGGTCGAAGGGCCTCTGGCCGGCGGACACTTGGGCTTTAAGGCCGAGCAGTTGGACGATCCGGAATACCAGCTTGAAACCTTGGTCCCTCAAGTGATCGACGCGGTCAAGCCCTTTGAGCAGGAACACGGACGGGCCATTCCGGTGATCGCCGCGGGCGGCATCTTCAGCGGGGCGGACATCTGCAAGTATCTGCGTATGGGAGCCGCCGGGGTCCAACTGGGAACCCGCTTCGTGGCCACCCACGAGTGCGACGCGGACTTGGCCTTCAAACAGGCCTTTGTCGACGCCAAGGAGGGCGACGTCACCGTGATCAAAAGCCCGGTGGGGATGCCCGGTCGGGCCCTGAAGAACCAGTTCCTGGCCGATGTGGAGGAAGGCAAACGCAAGCCGTACAAATGCCCCTACCACTGCATCGTCACCTGCGACGTCAAGAAAAGCCCGTATTGCATCGCCCAGGCTCTGTCCAACGCCAAAAAAGGGCGTTTGAATCTCGGCTTCGCCTTCGCGGGACAAACGGCGCACCGGGTGAAAGAGCTGCTTTCGGTCAAGGAATTGATGGAATCCCTGGAGGCCGAGTACGACGCCGCCTGCGCGGCCCCCGCGTCGGCGTAG
- a CDS encoding Mrp/NBP35 family ATP-binding protein, with the protein MSNHACESCSDKQGCGGKNEEEQALCTALARIKNKIVVLSGKGGVGKSTVAVNLAQALAMAGMKTGLLDVDVHGPSLPRLLSLGGERARLDAGRLEPLSAGPNLWVMSLGFLLSSASEAVIWRGPAKMGVIKQFLRDVAWGDLDYLVVDCPPGTGDEPLSVLQLLGPEAKALIVTTPQGVAVDDVRRSVTFCAELGNPVLGIVENMSGHVCSKCGQVENIFGSGGGEALAGEAGVPFLGKIPLDPEVARAGDEGFAFLRVHSDGPTAQAMTRIIAPILAMAGSPTEKPLQV; encoded by the coding sequence ATGAGCAACCATGCGTGCGAATCCTGCTCGGACAAGCAGGGATGCGGCGGGAAAAACGAGGAAGAGCAGGCCCTGTGCACTGCTTTGGCCAGGATCAAGAACAAAATCGTCGTCCTGTCCGGCAAGGGCGGCGTGGGCAAGAGCACGGTGGCCGTGAACCTGGCCCAGGCCCTGGCCATGGCCGGCATGAAGACCGGGCTGTTGGACGTGGACGTCCACGGACCAAGTCTGCCTCGGCTCCTCAGCCTGGGCGGAGAACGGGCCCGGCTGGATGCCGGGCGGCTGGAACCGCTCAGCGCCGGACCGAATCTGTGGGTCATGTCCCTGGGGTTTCTCCTGTCCAGCGCCAGCGAGGCCGTGATCTGGCGCGGACCGGCCAAGATGGGCGTGATCAAGCAGTTTCTGCGCGACGTCGCCTGGGGCGATCTGGATTATCTGGTGGTGGACTGCCCTCCGGGGACCGGAGACGAGCCGCTTTCCGTCTTGCAGCTTCTGGGACCGGAGGCCAAGGCCTTGATCGTGACCACCCCTCAGGGAGTGGCCGTGGACGACGTCCGCCGCTCCGTGACCTTCTGCGCCGAGTTGGGCAATCCGGTGCTGGGCATCGTGGAAAATATGAGTGGTCACGTCTGTTCCAAATGCGGCCAGGTGGAAAATATATTCGGTAGCGGCGGGGGCGAGGCCTTGGCCGGAGAGGCCGGAGTGCCGTTTCTGGGAAAAATCCCCCTGGACCCGGAAGTGGCCCGGGCCGGGGACGAAGGATTCGCCTTTTTGCGCGTCCACTCCGACGG